In one window of Pseudobythopirellula maris DNA:
- a CDS encoding ABC transporter permease — protein MTRSRIGRTIWLSIKSLMLHPLRSGLTVLGILIGVSSVIWLLAIGEGISAASQRQIASLGARNIIVRSVMPTSDNFEGGGYGLTRDDYQRIVETVPTLETAVPIREFQREVRSGRRRLEGRMVGCTPEYPGVVKTTVAQGRFFNQEDMDDESNYCVLAAEASEYLYPGGNSLGRALMVDDEFYTVIGVMDPRAASAGIGGSLAAEDFSNDIYIPISTLWRRLGDMEIIQKPGQFQQDVKEISQITMAVADVDDVLKTAEVVRDTVQRGHTLDDFTITVPLELLNQARTTQLMFIIFLGMIAAISLVVGGIGIMNIMLATVTERTREIGIRRAVGAKQGDIVSQFLAESVVLSVVGGALGVVGGLFCRPLSIGGREMMYRFFPDQMENVPDLIRTVEPVMVGWSVPLAFIISAMVGVVFGVYPAIKAAKLDPIVALRHE, from the coding sequence ATGACGCGGTCGCGCATCGGCAGGACAATCTGGCTGAGCATCAAGAGCCTGATGCTCCACCCGCTGAGGTCGGGGCTCACGGTGCTCGGCATCTTGATCGGCGTCTCGAGCGTCATCTGGCTGCTGGCCATCGGCGAGGGGATCAGTGCGGCTTCGCAACGGCAGATCGCCAGCCTGGGCGCCCGCAACATCATCGTTCGCTCGGTGATGCCCACGAGTGACAACTTCGAAGGGGGCGGTTACGGCCTGACGCGTGACGACTATCAACGCATCGTCGAGACCGTCCCCACGCTCGAAACAGCCGTGCCGATCCGCGAGTTCCAGCGCGAGGTGCGCTCCGGCCGCCGACGCCTGGAGGGCCGCATGGTCGGCTGCACGCCGGAGTACCCCGGCGTGGTCAAGACCACCGTCGCCCAGGGGCGGTTCTTCAACCAGGAGGACATGGACGACGAGAGCAACTACTGCGTGCTCGCCGCCGAGGCGTCCGAGTACCTGTACCCCGGCGGCAACTCACTCGGCCGGGCGTTGATGGTCGACGACGAGTTCTACACGGTGATCGGCGTGATGGACCCGCGGGCCGCCTCGGCCGGCATCGGCGGGTCGCTCGCCGCCGAGGACTTTTCTAACGACATCTACATCCCGATCTCCACGCTGTGGCGGCGGCTGGGGGACATGGAGATCATCCAGAAGCCGGGCCAGTTCCAGCAGGATGTCAAAGAGATCAGTCAGATCACGATGGCCGTGGCCGACGTGGACGACGTGCTCAAAACGGCCGAGGTCGTCCGCGACACGGTCCAGCGGGGCCACACGCTCGACGACTTCACGATCACCGTTCCCCTGGAATTGCTGAACCAGGCCCGCACCACGCAGCTGATGTTCATCATCTTCCTCGGCATGATCGCGGCGATCTCGCTCGTGGTGGGCGGCATCGGCATCATGAACATCATGCTCGCCACGGTGACCGAACGGACCCGCGAGATCGGCATCCGCCGCGCGGTGGGCGCCAAGCAGGGCGACATCGTCTCGCAGTTCCTGGCCGAGAGCGTCGTGCTGTCGGTCGTTGGCGGGGCGCTCGGCGTGGTGGGCGGGCTGTTCTGCCGGCCGCTCTCGATCGGCGGGCGTGAGATGATGTACCGCTTCTTCCCCGACCAGATGGAGAACGTGCCCGACCTGATCCGCACGGTCGAGCCGGTGATGGTCGGTTGGTCGGTCCCGCTGGCGTTCATCATCTCGGCGATGGTCGGCGTGGTGTTCGGCGTCTACCCCGCGATCAAGGCGGCGAAGCTCGACCCGATCGTGGCGCTAAGGCACGAGTGA
- a CDS encoding ABC transporter ATP-binding protein, protein MVVPSTTAASIRELRKEYVLASDTVRALRGVSFDVPTGDYVSIMGPSGSGKSTLLNLLGCLDRPTSGSFFLAGEDVARMSDDELSETRATRLGIVFQSFNLLPALTVVENIELPLLYSGLLNSAARAKCEALAARVGLGDRLDHRPMQLSGGQQQRVAIARSLVNDPQFILADEPTGNLDSVTTDEILHLLDELNAEGRTIIIVTHEDEVAERTKRTILLRDGQVQTDERRRS, encoded by the coding sequence ATGGTCGTCCCCAGCACCACCGCCGCCAGCATCCGCGAACTGCGCAAGGAGTACGTGTTGGCTAGCGACACGGTGCGAGCGCTGCGGGGCGTGTCGTTCGACGTGCCTACGGGCGACTACGTGTCGATCATGGGCCCCTCGGGCTCGGGCAAGAGCACGCTGCTGAACCTGCTCGGCTGCCTCGACCGGCCGACCTCGGGGTCGTTCTTTTTGGCCGGCGAGGACGTCGCCCGCATGTCGGACGACGAACTCTCCGAGACGCGCGCCACGCGGCTGGGCATCGTGTTCCAGTCGTTCAATCTGCTGCCCGCCCTCACCGTGGTAGAGAACATCGAGCTGCCGCTGCTCTACAGCGGGCTGCTCAACTCGGCGGCCCGCGCGAAGTGCGAGGCGCTCGCCGCCAGGGTCGGCCTGGGCGACCGACTCGACCACCGACCGATGCAGCTCTCCGGCGGCCAGCAGCAACGCGTGGCGATCGCCCGCAGCCTGGTGAACGACCCCCAATTCATCCTCGCCGACGAACCGACCGGCAACCTCGACTCGGTGACCACCGACGAGATCCTCCACTTGCTCGACGAGCTGAACGCCGAGGGGCGCACGATCATTATCGTCACGCACGAGGACGAGGTGGCCGAGCGGACCAAGCGGACCATCCTGCTCCGCGACGGGCAGGTGCAGACCGACGAGAGGCGGCGGTCATGA
- a CDS encoding efflux RND transporter periplasmic adaptor subunit: MTAKTEQIENGNPPPRAGAAALRLVVALALLAVIAYGAYAWQAAKNTGGMADEAVFHKVERKDFEFVVTERGEIESVGDAEIRSQVKSKNTTGLSILRIVPEGADVEEGDFLVELDSSALDEERTLQQIAVNTAEALVVEARNLYETSVIALKEYEEGVFVQEKQTIESEVFIAEEDLSRAQEYLVYSKKLAAKGYVTDLQLEADAFAVENARKTLEAAQTKLRVLEKFTREKMLKQLESDVRISEAKWEAEKNSLRLETGRLEEIEDQIAKCMIVAPRAGTVKYAHISDRRGQDDFIVEEGAVIRERQTIIRLPDTSVMQVEVKINESLVKNVSPGMEAQVRPIGYEDSPLRGRLARINQYAEPSGWRRANVKEYEAYVDILNAPEGIRPGMTASVRIRAMFIPDALQAPVQAVIKGGDGDYCLVKDGQDLTLQRVECGPTNDRFYVIENGLEEADLVVLNPRTFLGRDGLDVPPLQRGSPSSGPPGGRPAEGESGDDATDEGAEESDSGAIAASGVEATASTGG, translated from the coding sequence ATGACGGCGAAGACGGAACAAATCGAAAACGGAAACCCACCACCACGCGCGGGCGCCGCAGCGCTGCGATTGGTGGTCGCGCTTGCGCTGCTGGCGGTGATCGCCTACGGCGCCTACGCCTGGCAGGCCGCGAAGAACACCGGCGGCATGGCCGACGAGGCGGTGTTCCACAAGGTCGAGCGCAAGGACTTCGAGTTTGTCGTGACCGAACGCGGCGAGATCGAATCGGTCGGCGACGCCGAGATCCGTTCGCAGGTGAAGAGCAAGAACACCACCGGCTTGTCGATCCTGCGGATCGTTCCCGAAGGCGCCGACGTCGAGGAGGGCGACTTCCTCGTCGAGCTCGACTCTTCGGCTCTCGACGAGGAACGCACGCTGCAGCAGATCGCCGTGAACACGGCCGAGGCGCTCGTCGTCGAGGCCCGCAACTTGTACGAGACCAGCGTCATCGCGCTGAAGGAGTACGAGGAGGGCGTGTTCGTCCAAGAGAAGCAGACGATCGAGAGCGAGGTGTTCATCGCCGAGGAAGACCTCAGCCGCGCTCAAGAGTACTTGGTTTATAGCAAGAAGCTGGCGGCCAAGGGCTACGTGACCGACCTGCAGCTCGAGGCGGACGCCTTCGCCGTGGAGAACGCCCGCAAGACGCTCGAGGCGGCCCAGACCAAGCTGCGGGTGCTCGAAAAATTCACCCGCGAGAAGATGCTCAAGCAACTGGAGAGCGACGTGCGCATCTCCGAGGCCAAATGGGAGGCCGAGAAGAACAGCTTGCGGCTGGAGACCGGGCGTCTTGAGGAGATCGAGGACCAGATCGCCAAGTGCATGATCGTTGCCCCGCGGGCCGGCACGGTCAAATACGCCCACATCAGCGACCGTCGCGGTCAGGACGATTTCATTGTCGAAGAGGGCGCCGTGATCCGCGAGCGGCAGACGATCATCCGGCTGCCCGACACGTCGGTCATGCAGGTCGAGGTGAAGATCAACGAGTCACTGGTCAAGAACGTGAGCCCCGGCATGGAGGCTCAGGTGCGACCTATCGGCTACGAAGACTCGCCGCTCCGTGGCCGCCTGGCCCGCATCAATCAGTACGCCGAGCCTTCGGGCTGGCGACGCGCCAACGTCAAGGAGTACGAGGCTTACGTCGATATCCTCAACGCGCCCGAGGGGATCAGGCCCGGCATGACCGCGTCGGTGCGCATCCGTGCGATGTTCATCCCCGACGCCCTGCAGGCGCCCGTGCAGGCGGTCATCAAAGGGGGCGACGGCGATTATTGCCTCGTCAAAGACGGCCAGGACCTGACGCTGCAACGCGTGGAGTGCGGCCCGACGAACGACCGGTTTTACGTTATTGAGAACGGGCTGGAAGAGGCCGACCTCGTGGTGCTCAACCCGCGGACGTTCCTCGGCCGCGATGGCTTGGACGTGCCGCCGCTGCAGCGTGGGTCGCCCTCGAGCGGCCCCCCCGGCGGCCGGCCCGCCGAGGGTGAGTCGGGAGACGACGCCACCGACGAGGGCGCCGAAGAGTCCGACAGCGGGGCGATCGCCGCCAGCGGCGTGGAGGCGACGGCCTCGACGGGCGGCTGA
- a CDS encoding TolC family protein — MQLANENTAERPHTDSCARLLCAVLLLATLAGCSRSHYRRQADAEVNCIVDHKAAMVGCEPGHFRINIDPRSRMYDGDDPDRPPMPPDDPVGHTILQCVDGMKGAKEYRFADRTPFVENPDWRAYLPRDEDGVLVLDLAGAVDVALVHSVDFQEELEELYLSALDVTFERFVFDSQFYGGSSIDYFHAGPASGAGTGAAAAASDTGPSSSVLTVSPSAPGNRLRVEKMTATGGTIVAGVANSLIWQFSGPNNYTSNTLLDFAVFQPLLRGGGRDVVLETLTIAERAMVANVRAMERYRRGFYLDIATGRGAGEGPSRRGGFFGGSGLTGFTGVGGGGFGRVGGGGGSGGGGGGGTSGGAGAAGAGGYIGLLQTTQELANQRANVAALRDSVDQLEASNEAGRIDRFQVDLARQALFNAQSQLLTSEAGFQTSLDSFKTNLGLPPDLEMRLNDPLLNQFELRSVALTDLLVDVSGAAAVLRTLETPAPPTEAAERGLAAIEVVPPPPPTGPPGEGPVVPMPFDAEGIGVRPIEASPVEADTIYAESQELATAALAQAEAVEADYAALQGVLAERRAHLQTIALREEIDRAEIDPLVFDAGALDGRVAQLRRDMDTVGEILRRVVGRIEAATEEKNPAQLRPAMGDLSNVLLELSLLQARARLDAVDVEPTELTPEEALQIASIYRRDWKNARLALVDSWRLINFNANDLEAGLDVVFTGDIGNVGDNPFRLRNTRGSLGVGLAFDAPLTRLGERNVYRQSLIEYQQAKRDYYQFVDGVSQGLRATLRQVRLNEINLELRRQAVLVAIAQVDITQLRLDEPPRPGEETELSNTTARDLVQALGDLVNVQNDFLSVWVNNLLQQWNLEYDLGVMQIDRYGQRTPLGMPLRDFLHSPECLLPGLPKRDQGDIQLIRHDAPLAPAVRQAPPVPTAAAQHSTDSRRGHEVLPVIWPTEQPKRLPSTSAEARTAGAAGNTRG, encoded by the coding sequence ATGCAATTGGCGAACGAGAATACGGCCGAACGGCCGCACACGGATTCGTGTGCGCGGCTGCTGTGCGCGGTGTTGCTCCTGGCGACGCTCGCCGGCTGCTCGCGCTCTCACTACCGCCGCCAGGCCGACGCCGAGGTCAACTGCATCGTCGATCACAAGGCGGCGATGGTCGGCTGCGAGCCGGGGCATTTCCGGATCAACATCGACCCGCGGTCGCGGATGTACGACGGCGACGATCCCGACCGCCCGCCGATGCCGCCCGACGACCCGGTGGGGCACACCATCCTGCAGTGCGTCGATGGCATGAAGGGGGCGAAGGAATACCGCTTCGCCGACCGCACGCCGTTCGTCGAGAATCCCGACTGGCGCGCCTACCTGCCGCGCGACGAAGACGGGGTGCTCGTGCTCGATCTGGCGGGCGCGGTCGACGTGGCGTTGGTCCACTCGGTTGACTTCCAAGAGGAGCTCGAAGAGCTCTATCTCTCGGCGCTCGACGTGACGTTCGAGCGGTTCGTGTTCGACAGCCAGTTCTATGGCGGTTCGTCGATCGACTACTTCCACGCCGGCCCGGCCTCGGGTGCGGGGACCGGGGCCGCCGCGGCGGCCTCCGACACGGGGCCCTCGTCGAGCGTGCTCACGGTGTCGCCCTCGGCGCCCGGCAACCGGCTGCGGGTGGAGAAGATGACGGCGACCGGCGGCACGATCGTGGCCGGCGTGGCGAACTCGCTCATCTGGCAGTTCTCAGGGCCCAACAATTACACGAGTAACACGCTGCTCGATTTCGCGGTGTTCCAGCCGCTGCTGCGCGGCGGCGGTCGCGACGTCGTGCTCGAAACGCTCACCATCGCCGAGCGTGCGATGGTGGCCAACGTCCGCGCGATGGAGCGCTACCGGCGCGGCTTCTACCTCGACATCGCCACCGGCCGCGGCGCCGGCGAGGGCCCCAGCCGCCGCGGCGGGTTCTTCGGCGGCAGCGGCCTGACGGGCTTCACCGGCGTGGGCGGCGGCGGCTTCGGCCGCGTGGGCGGCGGCGGTGGGAGTGGTGGCGGTGGCGGCGGGGGCACCTCGGGCGGCGCCGGCGCCGCCGGGGCGGGCGGCTACATCGGCCTCTTGCAGACCACGCAGGAGCTCGCCAACCAACGGGCCAATGTCGCCGCGCTGCGTGACAGTGTCGACCAACTCGAGGCCTCGAACGAGGCGGGCCGCATCGACCGTTTCCAGGTCGACCTTGCGCGGCAGGCGCTATTCAACGCGCAGAGCCAGTTGCTCACCTCCGAAGCCGGCTTTCAAACCTCTCTCGACTCTTTCAAGACGAACCTCGGCCTGCCGCCCGATCTCGAGATGCGGCTCAACGACCCGCTGCTGAATCAATTCGAGCTGCGATCGGTGGCGCTGACCGACTTGCTGGTCGATGTTTCCGGCGCGGCCGCCGTGCTCCGCACGCTCGAGACGCCCGCCCCGCCCACCGAGGCGGCCGAACGCGGCTTGGCGGCGATCGAGGTCGTGCCGCCCCCGCCGCCGACCGGCCCGCCGGGCGAGGGCCCGGTTGTGCCGATGCCGTTCGACGCGGAGGGGATCGGCGTGCGGCCGATCGAAGCGTCGCCCGTCGAGGCCGACACGATCTACGCCGAGAGCCAGGAACTGGCCACCGCGGCGCTCGCTCAGGCCGAGGCCGTCGAGGCGGACTACGCCGCGCTCCAAGGGGTGCTGGCCGAGCGGCGGGCCCACCTGCAGACGATCGCGTTGCGTGAGGAGATCGATCGCGCCGAGATCGACCCGTTGGTGTTCGACGCCGGCGCGCTCGACGGGCGCGTGGCGCAGCTCCGTCGCGACATGGACACGGTCGGCGAGATCCTCCGCCGCGTGGTGGGACGGATCGAGGCGGCCACCGAAGAGAAGAACCCCGCACAGCTCCGGCCCGCGATGGGCGATTTGTCGAACGTGCTCCTGGAGCTCTCGTTGCTTCAGGCCCGCGCCCGGCTCGACGCGGTCGACGTCGAGCCCACCGAGCTGACGCCCGAAGAGGCGCTCCAGATCGCCAGCATCTACCGACGCGACTGGAAGAACGCGCGGCTGGCGTTGGTCGATTCGTGGCGGCTGATCAACTTCAACGCCAACGACCTCGAGGCGGGCCTCGACGTGGTGTTCACCGGCGACATCGGCAACGTGGGCGACAATCCTTTCCGGTTGCGCAACACCCGCGGCAGCCTCGGCGTGGGGCTCGCGTTCGACGCGCCGCTCACTCGGCTCGGCGAACGCAACGTCTACCGCCAGTCGCTCATCGAGTACCAGCAGGCCAAACGCGACTACTACCAGTTTGTCGACGGCGTGTCGCAGGGACTGCGGGCCACGCTCCGGCAGGTCCGACTGAACGAGATCAATCTCGAGCTACGCCGCCAGGCGGTGCTCGTGGCGATCGCCCAGGTCGACATCACGCAGCTGAGGCTCGACGAGCCGCCGCGGCCGGGCGAAGAGACCGAGCTGAGCAACACCACGGCCCGTGACCTGGTGCAAGCGCTCGGCGATCTGGTGAACGTGCAGAACGATTTTCTCAGCGTGTGGGTGAACAACCTGCTGCAGCAGTGGAACCTGGAGTACGACCTCGGCGTGATGCAGATCGATCGTTACGGCCAGCGGACGCCGCTCGGCATGCCGCTGCGAGATTTCTTGCATTCGCCCGAATGCCTCTTGCCGGGGCTGCCCAAACGCGACCAGGGCGACATCCAGCTGATCCGTCACGACGCGCCGCTGGCGCCCGCGGTGCGGCAAGCGCCCCCCGTCCCGACAGCCGCCGCGCAACATTCGACCGATTCGCGGCGTGGCCACGAGGTCCTTCCTGTGATCTGGCCCACAGAACAGCCCAAGCGATTGCCGTCGACCTCGGCCGAGGCGAGAACCGCCGGCGCCGCGGGGAATACGCGGGGTTGA
- a CDS encoding glycoside hydrolase family 3 protein: protein MHSSLFRIATLTLALLMTTATAAPKAMGLETIAPGQFSHYDAELAPVLEAMTLAEKIGQMTQAEYNQMPSFEDIKELCLGSILSGGGSDPKTTNDLVGWTDGYDDCQKQALSTRLGIPILYGIDAVHGNSNVPGAVIFPHNVGLGCANDPGLVEEVGRITALEVRATGINWNFAPCVTVPRDERWGRAYEGYGEDPGLVTDLGVAMIRGLQGDRLSSDPLRIAACAKHFVGDGGTTAEWRDANWPGFAAGEKMRLDQGDTRVDEATLRRVHLSPYGPAIRAGAPTVMPSYSSWNGLRCSGNKYLLTDVLKGELGFEGFLISDYNAIDQLDDDYKEAIKISCNAGMDMFMVPVQYRRFITLLTELVEEGEVPMERIDDAVRRILRVKAAMGLLDKDGSFLADRSLHEQFGCQEHRDIARRAVRESLVLLKNDGVLPLAKDAKRIHVTGLGADDIGLQCGGWTVEWQGKAGAITTGTTILTAIRGAANDACEITYTADGSGAEDADACVVVVGETPYAEGSGDDGDLELSDNDKAVLAAAQEAGVPTVVLLLSGRPMMVADTIDASNAFIAAWLPGTEGQGVADVLFGDYAPTGKLSVTWTKTLDQLPLNVGDEPYEPLFDYGYGLTYE, encoded by the coding sequence ATGCACTCTTCTCTCTTCCGAATCGCAACCCTGACACTCGCTCTCCTGATGACAACCGCCACCGCCGCTCCGAAAGCCATGGGTCTCGAAACGATCGCTCCCGGCCAGTTCTCGCACTACGACGCCGAGCTGGCGCCGGTGCTCGAGGCGATGACGCTGGCCGAGAAAATCGGTCAGATGACCCAGGCCGAGTACAACCAGATGCCGAGCTTCGAGGACATCAAAGAGCTTTGTCTCGGCTCGATCCTCAGCGGCGGCGGCTCGGACCCGAAGACGACCAACGACTTGGTCGGCTGGACCGACGGCTACGACGATTGCCAGAAGCAAGCGCTCTCCACGCGGCTGGGGATCCCGATCCTCTACGGCATCGACGCGGTGCACGGCAACAGCAACGTGCCCGGCGCGGTGATCTTCCCGCACAACGTGGGGCTGGGCTGCGCTAACGATCCGGGTTTGGTCGAAGAGGTTGGCCGCATCACGGCACTCGAGGTGCGTGCGACGGGAATCAACTGGAATTTTGCCCCCTGCGTGACCGTGCCGCGCGACGAGCGTTGGGGTCGGGCGTACGAGGGCTACGGCGAGGATCCGGGCCTTGTCACGGATCTCGGCGTGGCGATGATCCGCGGCCTGCAGGGCGACCGGCTGTCCAGCGACCCGCTCCGCATCGCCGCCTGCGCGAAGCACTTCGTCGGCGACGGCGGCACCACGGCCGAGTGGCGAGACGCCAACTGGCCCGGCTTCGCCGCGGGCGAGAAAATGCGGCTCGACCAGGGCGACACGCGCGTCGACGAGGCGACCCTGCGCCGGGTGCACCTCTCGCCGTACGGCCCGGCCATCCGCGCCGGGGCGCCGACCGTGATGCCCTCCTACAGCAGCTGGAACGGTCTGCGCTGCTCGGGCAACAAGTACCTGCTCACCGACGTGCTGAAGGGCGAGCTCGGCTTCGAGGGCTTTTTGATCTCCGACTACAACGCCATCGACCAGCTCGACGACGATTACAAAGAGGCGATCAAGATCTCCTGCAACGCCGGCATGGACATGTTCATGGTGCCGGTCCAGTACCGCCGCTTCATCACGCTGCTCACCGAGCTGGTCGAGGAGGGCGAGGTCCCCATGGAGCGGATCGACGACGCGGTGCGACGCATCCTCCGCGTCAAAGCGGCGATGGGCCTCTTGGACAAAGACGGCTCGTTCCTCGCCGACCGCTCGCTCCACGAGCAGTTCGGCTGCCAGGAGCACCGCGACATCGCCCGCCGCGCGGTGCGCGAGTCGCTCGTGCTGCTCAAGAACGACGGCGTGCTGCCGCTGGCGAAAGACGCCAAGCGGATCCACGTCACGGGCCTGGGCGCCGACGACATTGGCCTCCAGTGCGGCGGCTGGACCGTCGAGTGGCAAGGCAAGGCCGGCGCCATCACCACCGGCACGACAATCCTCACCGCGATCCGCGGCGCGGCCAACGACGCCTGCGAGATCACCTACACGGCGGATGGCTCCGGTGCCGAGGACGCCGACGCCTGTGTGGTGGTCGTTGGCGAGACGCCCTACGCCGAAGGCTCGGGAGACGACGGAGACCTGGAGCTATCGGACAACGACAAGGCGGTTCTAGCCGCCGCCCAAGAGGCGGGCGTTCCGACCGTGGTGCTGCTGCTCTCCGGACGACCGATGATGGTCGCCGACACGATCGACGCGTCCAACGCCTTCATCGCGGCGTGGCTCCCCGGCACGGAAGGGCAGGGGGTCGCCGACGTGCTGTTCGGCGATTACGCCCCCACCGGCAAGCTCTCGGTTACCTGGACGAAAACGCTCGACCAACTCCCGCTGAACGTCGGCGATGAGCCGTATGAACCCCTCTTCGATTACGGCTACGGACTCACCTACGAATAA
- a CDS encoding cellulase family glycosylhydrolase → MNAYRPRVFLPPVLASLVLMFAPTTLFAQESVFEHFVTRQGDQLFDGDKPVRFVSWNIPNLQSIEDAFSFLGESPWRWPNRYEIADALESTRQMGGTVVRTYVLSVKREGSDMGDHVHVLAPGEFNEEAFRALDLVLAEANRRGVRVFIPLVDEWHWMGGARQYEAFRGKPEGAFWTDPEVIGDFLKTVEYMINRRNTVTGQLYRDDKAIFCWETGNEITSPASWTKIVAAKIKELDANHLVMDGRSLKGVPPWSLEDPNVDIVTTHHYPGPGRDIPAEVRTAIAAAAGKKPYLVGEVGFLPTDEMREIFDDVIASRAVGVLGWSLRFHNRDGGFYAHSEPAAGGSYKAYHWPGFPSGAAYDESGLLELMREKAHAIRGVEPGPLPIPEPAHLLPTDDVARLAWRGSTGATGYHIERAPTASGPWATIAHDVSDAAVYYRPLHADESAVPGSQYFYRVIAKNSAGSAAPSNVVGPVSCEHRVLVDELADDSRYSEASGAVMRRGNARLTQEDSHCLTLEPGASVAYDVPSGLRSFVLHCFTTGPETPVVVTTGAGDPISVRREVSRRDAGDYGYLTPVLITAEGLSGENGRLVIASPEGGETVHLSRVEIRYGDRGKT, encoded by the coding sequence ATGAACGCTTATCGACCCCGCGTTTTCCTGCCGCCGGTCCTGGCGAGCCTCGTGCTTATGTTCGCGCCGACCACGCTCTTTGCGCAAGAGTCGGTGTTCGAGCACTTCGTCACCCGGCAGGGCGACCAGCTCTTCGACGGCGACAAGCCGGTGCGGTTTGTCTCGTGGAACATCCCCAACCTGCAAAGCATCGAGGACGCGTTCAGCTTCTTAGGCGAGTCGCCCTGGCGCTGGCCCAATCGGTACGAGATCGCCGACGCGCTGGAGAGCACCCGCCAGATGGGCGGCACGGTCGTGCGCACTTACGTGTTGAGCGTCAAACGCGAGGGCTCCGACATGGGCGACCATGTCCACGTGCTCGCCCCCGGCGAGTTCAACGAGGAGGCCTTCCGGGCGCTTGACCTAGTGTTGGCCGAGGCCAACCGCCGCGGAGTGCGGGTCTTCATCCCCTTGGTGGACGAGTGGCACTGGATGGGTGGCGCGCGGCAGTACGAGGCGTTCCGCGGCAAGCCGGAGGGGGCGTTCTGGACCGACCCGGAGGTGATCGGCGACTTCCTCAAGACCGTCGAGTACATGATCAACCGCCGCAACACGGTCACCGGCCAGCTCTACCGGGACGACAAGGCGATCTTCTGCTGGGAGACCGGCAACGAGATCACGTCGCCCGCGTCGTGGACCAAAATAGTCGCGGCCAAGATCAAGGAGCTCGACGCGAACCACCTCGTCATGGACGGCCGCTCCTTGAAGGGCGTTCCCCCTTGGTCGCTTGAGGACCCGAACGTGGACATCGTCACGACGCACCATTACCCCGGTCCGGGGCGCGACATCCCGGCCGAGGTCCGCACGGCGATCGCCGCCGCGGCGGGCAAGAAACCGTACTTGGTGGGTGAGGTTGGTTTTCTGCCGACCGACGAGATGCGCGAGATCTTCGACGACGTGATCGCTTCGCGCGCGGTGGGGGTGCTCGGCTGGAGCCTGCGGTTCCACAACCGCGACGGCGGTTTCTACGCCCACAGCGAGCCGGCCGCCGGCGGGAGCTACAAGGCGTACCACTGGCCCGGGTTCCCCTCGGGCGCCGCCTACGACGAGAGCGGGCTGCTCGAGCTGATGCGTGAGAAGGCGCACGCGATCCGCGGCGTCGAGCCGGGGCCGTTGCCCATTCCCGAGCCGGCCCACCTGCTGCCCACCGACGACGTGGCACGCCTCGCGTGGCGTGGATCGACCGGCGCCACGGGTTACCACATCGAGCGGGCGCCGACGGCTTCGGGCCCTTGGGCCACGATCGCCCACGACGTGAGCGACGCGGCGGTCTATTACCGCCCGCTGCACGCCGACGAGTCGGCCGTGCCGGGATCGCAGTATTTCTACCGTGTGATAGCGAAAAACAGCGCGGGCTCGGCCGCCCCCTCCAATGTGGTCGGCCCGGTCAGCTGCGAGCACCGGGTGCTGGTCGACGAATTGGCCGACGACAGCCGCTACTCCGAGGCTTCCGGCGCCGTGATGCGGCGTGGCAACGCTCGGTTAACGCAGGAAGATAGCCATTGTTTGACCCTCGAACCGGGGGCCTCGGTTGCTTACGATGTCCCAAGCGGGTTGCGATCGTTCGTGTTGCACTGCTTTACCACGGGCCCCGAGACGCCTGTCGTCGTGACAACCGGCGCGGGAGACCCGATCAGCGTCCGACGCGAAGTCTCGCGCCGCGACGCGGGCGACTACGGCTACCTGACCCCGGTGCTGATCACCGCCGAGGGTTTGTCGGGCGAGAACGGGCGCCTCGTGATCGCTTCGCCGGAGGGAGGGGAGACGGTCCATCTCTCACGCGTCGAGATCCGCTACGGAGACAGAGGCAAGACGTGA